Within the Candidatus Binatus sp. genome, the region AGCTATGCGTCCACCGCAGCGTGGGATTATCGCGCCGGGCAGCGAACGCCGCAAGAGTGCAGGATTATGTGATGGCCGCGGCAGGTGGCGCGATTTGCGTCCTAAGGACGGCGGCGGTATTGGTGTAGCCGCCGCCGCGCGCAGCCAGGCTCGACAGTGTCGCGTGATCGACTCGGATCGATTCAACATCCTGGCGCGTCGGCGCAACGCGGATCGCGATCATGCGCTACGGCTTTGTCATCGACCAGGACCGCTGCATCGGATGTCACGCATGCACGGTGGCATGCAAGGAAGAGCATAACGTTCCGATCGGCGTTTTCCGCACCTGGGTCAAGTACCTCGAGAAGGGCGAGTTTCCCAACGCCTCGCGCCACTTTGGCGTGTTGCGATGCAACCACTGCGACGCCGCACCGTGCATCGAGATTTGTCCCACCACGTCGCTGTATCGGCGCAAGGACGGGATCGTTGACTTCGACAACGAGCGATGCATCGGCTGCGAATCGTGCATGCAGGCTTGTCCATACGACGCGCTCTACCTCGATCCCAACAGCAACACCGCGGCAAAGTGCAACTACTGCGCGCATCGCGTCGAGCGCGATCTGCAACCCGCGTGCGTCATCGTGTGCCCGACGCAGGCGATAATCACGGGCGACCTCGACGACTCGCAAAGCAAGGTCAGCCGAATCATCGCGACGCAGGCCGTGAGCGCTCGCAAACCGTACAAGCACACCGAACCGAAGCTATTTTACGTCGGAATCGACGCCGACCTGCTTCAGCCGACCGCGCCGGCGCACCAGGGAAGTCACTTCTGGTCGGATCAGCAGCCGGGCCAAGCGGTTTACGCCCTGGCCACGACTGACGAAGTGAAACGAGATGCCGGTGCGCCGCGAGTGGTTTACGACGTCGCGCATCGGGCGCCCTGGGGATGGAAAATTGCGGCTTATCTGTGGACCAAGGCGATCGCTGGCGGCGTGCTGATCGTCGCGGCAATGTTGCTCGGACTCGGTACCGAAAACGAGCGCGCGCTGATTAGTATCTCGAGCCCGATCGTTGCGATGATCTTCACCGGGCTGACCGCGCTGCTTCTGATTTTCGACCTTAAGCGGCCCGATCGTTTCTATTACCTGCTCACCAAGCCGAATCTGCGATCATGGGTAGTAATCGGCGCCTACATACTAATCGCATACGGCGGACTTTCGTTCGTCTGGCTATTCACCTCGATTCTCGCCGGAACACCGTCCGGATTCATAGTATATCCTGCCGCCGCGTTTGGAATTGGTTCGGCTGGCTATTCCGCTTTCCTCTTCGCGCAAGGCAGCGGGCGCGACCTGTGGCAGAGCCGGCTCTTTCTGTGGCAGTTGTTGTCACAGGCGATGGTCGCGGGTGCGTCGGTCCTGATCATCCTGGCCGCAGTCGAAAGCCGCAATCTCCAGACGACGAGGACGCTCGATCAAATACTGGTTATGTCTCTATTAGTCAGTCTCGCGATCGCGATGGGTGAGTTGTTTTTTGAACAGATAAGCGCGGACGGGAAGTTGGCGGCCGATCTGATGATCAGGGGCGAGCTGCGCCGGCGGTTCTGGCTGGGCGCGATCGGCCTGGGCCTGGTGTTGCCGTCGGTGCTGCTGGTCGCGGGGCTTTGCACAGGTATCTTGACGGCGCCGGCTGTGTTGGCTGCCGTATGCGCACTCGCAGGCATATGGATATTCGAGTCGATATGGATAGAAGCCGGGCAGGCTATTGCGCTGAGTTAGCTACAGGCTATTGCGATGAGTAATAACTCCGAGCCGTTGAATCCTGCCGCGAAGGATCTCGATCCGCCGGTGAATGGACTGGCAAGCTATCCTCCGCCGGCGCAATGGGAAGATTGGATCGAGTTCGATCCGGCGCATTGGCCGCGGAAGGTCGAGCGCCACTATTCGATCATTCCGACGATATGTTTCAACTGCGAAGCGGGATGCGGCCTGCTCGCCTACGTTGACAAGGATACTCTCAAGATTCGCAAATTCGAAGGCAATCCCGAGCATCCCGGCAGCCGTGGCCGCAACTGCGCCAAGGGTCCCGCGACGATCAACCAGGTCAACGACCCGGAGCGAATACTCTATCCGCTCAAGCGCACCGGCCAGCGCGGCGAGGGAAACTGGGAGCGTGTGAGCTGGGACGAGGTGCTCGATGATCTGGCGGCGCGAATCAGAAAGGCGCTGGTCGAAGGACGGCGGAACGAAATCGTTTACCATGTCGGCCGGCCCGGTCACGAGTTGATATACAATCAGCGCATACTACATTCGTGGGGAATCGACGGACATAATAGTCATACTAATGTATGTTCGGCCGGCGCGCGTACGGGATATGCATTCTGGCACGGCGCCGATCGCCCGTCGCCGGATCACGCCAATGCGCGTTTCATTTTGCTGCTGAGCGCGCATCTCGAGGCCGGTCATTACTTCAATCCGCACGCGCAACGGATAATCGAAGGCAAACAGCGCGGCGCGAAGATCTGCGTCATCGATACGCGCCTGTCCAACACCGCCAGCAAGGCGGACTACTGGCTATCGACCTGGCCCGGCACCGAAGCGGCGGTGCTGCTGGCGATGTGCAACGTGATTCTTCAGGAGGATCTCTACGACGCCGAATTCATGCGGCGATGGGTCAACTGGGAAGAGTATCTTCGCGAGGAGCATCCTGGGCGACCGCTTCGATTCGACAGCTTCATCGCCGCGCTGAAGCAGCTTTATGCTCGCTACACTCCGGAGTTCGCCGAGCAGGAGTCAGGTGCGTCTGCCGCCGTGATCGTGGAGGTCGCGCATGAGGCCGCGCGCGCAAAATCCGCGCTGGCGACGCACGTGTGGCGCAACGCGGCGGCGGGAAATCTTGGCGGATGGCAGGTGGCGCGGGCGCTCGAATTTCTGGTCGTGTTGATGGGCGCCGTGGGCGCGCCCGGCGGCACCAATCCGAATACTGCCAACAAGTTTGTGCCGATGCCGCCGATGATGCCCGCGCCGCCGAATGTCTGGAACGAGATGATGTGGCCCCGCGAATTTCCGATCGCGTTCTTTGAAATGAGTTTTCTCCTGCCTCATTTCCTGAGGGAAGGCCGCGGCAAACTGGCCGCCTATTTCACCCGCGTGCACAATCCGGTGTGGACGGATCCGGACGGGATGAGTTGGATAGAGGCGCTCACAGACGAGAGCAAGGTCGAGCGGCACGCGTGTCTGACGCCGATTTGGAGCGAGACCGCCTGGTTCGCGGACTACGTGCTGCCGATGGGCCACGCGTCGGAACGGCACGATTTGCTCAGCCAGGAAACGCATTGCGCTCGATGGATCGGATTTCGGCAACCCGTGCTCAGGCTCGCGCTTGAAAAAAAAGGGCGGAAGTTCGCGACCACCTGGCAGGCGCATCGCGAGGCGGGACTCGGCGAGGTCTGGGAAGAAGACGAATTCTGGATCGAGCTTTCCTGGCGAATCGATCCCGATGGCGCACTCGGCATCAGGAAAAACTTCGAATCGCCGTATCGCGCCGGTGAGAAGTTGACGCTCGAGGACTACTACCGCTGGATCTTCGAGAACAGCGTGCCGGGCTTGCCCGCGGCAGCGCAGGCCCAAAGCATGACGCCGCTGGAGTACATGCGCAAGTACGGAGCGTTCCTGGTCGAGGACAACGTCTATCGCACGCACGAGGACGGCGTCGAGCGCGCAAGGCTCGACGGCGCAGTGACTAATCCGGCCACGCACGTGATCGAGAAGGGACGCGAAGCGGTCGGAGTCGAAATCGACGGCGAGAAGTACGTCGGCTTTCCGACGCCGTCGCGCAAGCTCGAATTCTATTCGAAGACTCTCAAGGAGTGGAAATGGCCGGAATACTCAGTTCCGACCTACATCCGCAGCCATGTGCATCGCGACAATATAGATATAACCCGCGGCGAGATGTTGCTATTGCCGACGTTCCGGCTCCCCACCTTGATTCATACTCGATCCGGCAATGCCAAGTGGCTATATGAAATATCTCACAAGAACCCGGTCTGGATACACACAAAAGACGCACAACGATTCGGTCTCAAGACCGGAGACCTGGTCAAAGTGCATACCGAGATCGGCTATTTCATCGACAAGGTGTGGGTGACGGAAGGAATTCGGCCTGGAGTGATCGCATGCTCGCATCATCTTGGGCGTTGGCGCCTCAAGGAGAACTCCGGGGGTGAGCGATGGTCGACGGCGCTGGTCGATCTCAAGCAAAGGTCGCCGGGAAAATGGATGATGCGCCAGATTCACGGCATCAAGGCGTTCAAGAGCGAGGATCCCGACTCGGAGCGGATATGGTGGGAAGACGCGGGCGTGCATCAAAACCTGGCATTTCCGGTGCAGCCTGACCCCGTCAGCGGGCAGCACTGCTGGCATCTGAAGGTGCGCATCGAGAAACCGGCGCCGGGCGATCGCTACGGCGATATTTTCGTAGATACGAACCTCGCGCACGAGGTCTACCGGCGCTGGCTGAAGATGGCGCGGCCCGCGCCCGGTCCTGGCCGGCTTAGACGGCCGCTATGGTTGAACCGCGTGTACCGACCTGCCCCTGAGGCATTCTATTTGCCTCAGGACAGTTAGCGCGGGAAGAAACCGCACCGTGCAAGAATCATGGGACGACTGCGCCAAGTGAGCAGGAAACGTCCCGGCTGGAGACTTGAGTCTCGAGCGCGTACGCTCTTAGCCGGCTGACATGAGGCGGATAACTTCCGCGCGGCCCCATTCCACTTCGGCGCGATGCCGATTTGCCATCGCAGTCAGGTAGTTGTGTATGGGGCCGTCTGCGGGGGCGAGTGCGAGCGCGACTTCGGTTTTGCGCGCGGCCCATTCCTGACCGCGTGACATCAGGTTCAGGCGATCGCGAATCGACTCGAGCGCGGCGACTTTGCCGGCGAACGGCCCGATGCCGCTGGACGGGTTGCCGCCGTTGTCGCGAATCAGAGCCTCGAGTTCCTCGGCGTTGCGCTGTTCCATCGCACGCGAGCCGGAGAGGAACTTCCTCAGTTCGTCCTGCTTGACCTCGGCGATGAGCGCGGCGAGAGCAATCACTCCGGCGCGCTCGGATTCGAGCAGAAGGTTGAGTGCTTTTTCGAGCGCCGGGTCCACATCGCGAACTTAGTAAGGGCAATCCGCCAGCGCAAGGAAATCGAGTCGCGTGCGCAACCGCGCGATAAGTCTATTTGTACAGCATCCGAAGCGAGGTCAGCAGCAGGAATACCGCGAAAATGCGGCGAAGCGTCGCCCCCGGCAGCTTTACCGCGTACACCGCGCCGATGTAAGCACCGATCAGCAAGCCCAAGCCCAGCAGCAGCGCATACGTGACGTTGAGATGGCCGTGCTTGTAGTACTCGTACGCACCGAGGATTCCGACCGGGGGCAGCAGCGCGCCCAGAGAGGTGCCCACCGCGAGATGTTGATCGAAGCCGAGCACCAGCACGAGCACCGGGACGATCAGGACGCCTCCGCCGACGCCGACGAATCCGCCGAGTATGCCCGCGGCAAGCCCGAGTGCAAGAACGATTACGATTTGGCCCATTAGTGGTTTGTCTCCAGCGCTCAATAATTTTGCGAGCGTATCAGAACGCGGGATGAAGATTGAAGATGGAGATGCGCGCCGCTAGTTGAGCGCGTGGCGGTCGGGCTCGTCGTACAGAGGCTCTACCAGCTTGAGCCGTGCGGGAGGCTTGCGGAAGTTGCGCAACCAATTCTCCATATCGTCGAACAGCGAGAAAGCCACCGGGGTAATCAGCAGGGTGATCAGCAGGCACAGGGTCTGACCGCCGATCACGACCAGCGCGATTGCGCGAATCGAGCTGTCGCCGGCGCCCTGCCCAATCGCGACCGGGATCATGCCCGCGACCAGCGCCGCCGTGGTCATCAGGATCGGCCGCAACCGATCGCGATTCGCGGTCAGGATCGCCTGGCGGCGCGCCATTCCGGTGCGCAGCAGGTTGAGCGTTTGATCGAGCTGAAGGATCGAGTTCTTTTTCACGATGCCGAACAGCAGCAAAATGCCCAGCGTCGAGAACAGCATCAGATGCTCGCGAAAGACCAACAGCGAGATCAGCGCGAACGGGACCGCCAGCGGCAGCGACAACATGATCGTGATCGGATGGACGAAGCTCTCAAACTGCGCCGCCAGCACCATGTACATGAAGATGATCGAGAGCAGGAAGGCGATCACGAAGCCGGCGACCATCTCGCTGTAATACTTGCTCTGACCGCCGAACGTCGTGATATAGCCGGGCGGCAGCTGAAACTGCTTGACCTCGCGCGTGACGGCGTCCATTACCTTGTTCATCGCGAATCCCGGCGCGAGATTGAAGACGATCGAGACGTTGCGCTGGCGGTCCTGCCGGTCGATCTCCACCGGGCCGGTCCCGTGCGTAAGCGTCGCCACGTTGTCCAGCCGCACCTGCCCAACCTTGCTTGAAGGAATCGTCAGCCCCGCGACCACCACCGGATTGTTGCGATCCTTGGCGGCCAACTGCAGGCGCACGTCGTAGGTATCCTGGCCTTCGCGAAAGCGCGTGATCACGTCGCCCTGCACCATCGTGCGCATCGTCTGCGCGATATCGTCCACCGACACGCCCAGGTCGGCCGACTTGGAGCGATCGATGTTGACCTGGAGCTCCGGCAGCCCGCCCTCATAGCTCGAGTCGAGATCGACGATGCCGGGGATTTTTGCGAGCCGCGTCATCAGGCTGTCGGCGTATGTCCGCAGCGTTTCGAGGTCGGGACCGCGCATGGCATATTCGACCGCCATTTCGTGATAGCCGCCCTCCTCCCACGGCTTGATCGAATCGACGCTCACGCGCAGCGCCGGGAACGCGTCCATCAACTTGCGCGCGTCGGCCATCACCAGTTCCTGGCTGCGGCGGCGCTGACCGAGCGGGAAGAGTTTCGCGTCAACTTCAGCGACCGTCACGCGATCGTCGCCGTTGGTGTCGCCGACGGTGGTGAACAGATCGCGAACTTCGGGGATGGTGCGCAGCCGATCCTCGATCTGCGCGACTATTTGATCGGTATGCGCGAGCGAGTATCCGGGCTGCGTGCGGATGTTAACCGCGAATTCGCTCGAGTCGTCGTCGGGCAGGAAGGTCGCGCCGACCAGTTTGCCCAGGAACGGGATCGAGACGACCAGCGCGACGGACGCGACGACCAGCGCCCATCGATGGTCGAGCGACCAGCGCAGCGCGACGGCGTAGTAGTCCTCGATCCACCGGAAAATTTTCCAGTCCTTCGAGCCGTTGTGTTTCGCGCCGCCCGCCGACTTGCCTTTCAGATAGCGCGAACACAGCATCGGGGTCAGCGTAAACGAAACCAGCAGCGACACCATGATCGCGAACGCCATCGTCAGGCCGAACGAATTCAGGAACCGGCCCATCACGCCGTGGATGAACGCGACGGGTACGAAGATGACCACCAGCGAGAGCGTAGTCGCACTGACGGCCAGCCCGACCTCGGCGGTGGCCGCTTTCGCGGCGGGGATCGGGT harbors:
- a CDS encoding 4Fe-4S dicluster domain-containing protein, translated to MRYGFVIDQDRCIGCHACTVACKEEHNVPIGVFRTWVKYLEKGEFPNASRHFGVLRCNHCDAAPCIEICPTTSLYRRKDGIVDFDNERCIGCESCMQACPYDALYLDPNSNTAAKCNYCAHRVERDLQPACVIVCPTQAIITGDLDDSQSKVSRIIATQAVSARKPYKHTEPKLFYVGIDADLLQPTAPAHQGSHFWSDQQPGQAVYALATTDEVKRDAGAPRVVYDVAHRAPWGWKIAAYLWTKAIAGGVLIVAAMLLGLGTENERALISISSPIVAMIFTGLTALLLIFDLKRPDRFYYLLTKPNLRSWVVIGAYILIAYGGLSFVWLFTSILAGTPSGFIVYPAAAFGIGSAGYSAFLFAQGSGRDLWQSRLFLWQLLSQAMVAGASVLIILAAVESRNLQTTRTLDQILVMSLLVSLAIAMGELFFEQISADGKLAADLMIRGELRRRFWLGAIGLGLVLPSVLLVAGLCTGILTAPAVLAAVCALAGIWIFESIWIEAGQAIALS
- a CDS encoding sulfite exporter TauE/SafE family protein; this encodes MGQIVIVLALGLAAGILGGFVGVGGGVLIVPVLVLVLGFDQHLAVGTSLGALLPPVGILGAYEYYKHGHLNVTYALLLGLGLLIGAYIGAVYAVKLPGATLRRIFAVFLLLTSLRMLYK
- a CDS encoding efflux RND transporter permease subunit; the protein is MILADLCVRRPVFATMFVGALVVLGWFSYMRLGVDLFPKVDMPTVMVTTFLPGAAPEEAEARVTKPIEEAVNTISGIDEMRSNTLEGVSRVIIEFKLERSLDAAMQDVRDRISTVLDQLPDGTKPPLVQKFDFDAVPVVTLTVTGYQSLKELTELARRRLKEPLESVDGVGSIDIVGGREREIHVDVDADKLHATGVTIQQVGAALSRQNVEYPGGRIMQGMSEEMLRTLGRITEVPDFAKVIVSEAEGRPVTVGDVASVEDGVKEPRSLSRWDNKNAVSLVVRKQSGENTIAVVDRVRERYDTIKGALPPGVDVIFTRDASAFIREAVHSVQEHLVLGGICAAIVVFFFLGSIRSTLIAAVAIPVSIVSTYSLILWMGFTLNRMTLLALTLAVGIVIDDAIVVLENIFRFIEEKNMDPIPAAKAATAEVGLAVSATTLSLVVIFVPVAFIHGVMGRFLNSFGLTMAFAIMVSLLVSFTLTPMLCSRYLKGKSAGGAKHNGSKDWKIFRWIEDYYAVALRWSLDHRWALVVASVALVVSIPFLGKLVGATFLPDDDSSEFAVNIRTQPGYSLAHTDQIVAQIEDRLRTIPEVRDLFTTVGDTNGDDRVTVAEVDAKLFPLGQRRRSQELVMADARKLMDAFPALRVSVDSIKPWEEGGYHEMAVEYAMRGPDLETLRTYADSLMTRLAKIPGIVDLDSSYEGGLPELQVNIDRSKSADLGVSVDDIAQTMRTMVQGDVITRFREGQDTYDVRLQLAAKDRNNPVVVAGLTIPSSKVGQVRLDNVATLTHGTGPVEIDRQDRQRNVSIVFNLAPGFAMNKVMDAVTREVKQFQLPPGYITTFGGQSKYYSEMVAGFVIAFLLSIIFMYMVLAAQFESFVHPITIMLSLPLAVPFALISLLVFREHLMLFSTLGILLLFGIVKKNSILQLDQTLNLLRTGMARRQAILTANRDRLRPILMTTAALVAGMIPVAIGQGAGDSSIRAIALVVIGGQTLCLLITLLITPVAFSLFDDMENWLRNFRKPPARLKLVEPLYDEPDRHALN
- a CDS encoding DUF6306 domain-containing protein, with product MDPALEKALNLLLESERAGVIALAALIAEVKQDELRKFLSGSRAMEQRNAEELEALIRDNGGNPSSGIGPFAGKVAALESIRDRLNLMSRGQEWAARKTEVALALAPADGPIHNYLTAMANRHRAEVEWGRAEVIRLMSAG
- a CDS encoding molybdopterin-dependent oxidoreductase, which produces MSNNSEPLNPAAKDLDPPVNGLASYPPPAQWEDWIEFDPAHWPRKVERHYSIIPTICFNCEAGCGLLAYVDKDTLKIRKFEGNPEHPGSRGRNCAKGPATINQVNDPERILYPLKRTGQRGEGNWERVSWDEVLDDLAARIRKALVEGRRNEIVYHVGRPGHELIYNQRILHSWGIDGHNSHTNVCSAGARTGYAFWHGADRPSPDHANARFILLLSAHLEAGHYFNPHAQRIIEGKQRGAKICVIDTRLSNTASKADYWLSTWPGTEAAVLLAMCNVILQEDLYDAEFMRRWVNWEEYLREEHPGRPLRFDSFIAALKQLYARYTPEFAEQESGASAAVIVEVAHEAARAKSALATHVWRNAAAGNLGGWQVARALEFLVVLMGAVGAPGGTNPNTANKFVPMPPMMPAPPNVWNEMMWPREFPIAFFEMSFLLPHFLREGRGKLAAYFTRVHNPVWTDPDGMSWIEALTDESKVERHACLTPIWSETAWFADYVLPMGHASERHDLLSQETHCARWIGFRQPVLRLALEKKGRKFATTWQAHREAGLGEVWEEDEFWIELSWRIDPDGALGIRKNFESPYRAGEKLTLEDYYRWIFENSVPGLPAAAQAQSMTPLEYMRKYGAFLVEDNVYRTHEDGVERARLDGAVTNPATHVIEKGREAVGVEIDGEKYVGFPTPSRKLEFYSKTLKEWKWPEYSVPTYIRSHVHRDNIDITRGEMLLLPTFRLPTLIHTRSGNAKWLYEISHKNPVWIHTKDAQRFGLKTGDLVKVHTEIGYFIDKVWVTEGIRPGVIACSHHLGRWRLKENSGGERWSTALVDLKQRSPGKWMMRQIHGIKAFKSEDPDSERIWWEDAGVHQNLAFPVQPDPVSGQHCWHLKVRIEKPAPGDRYGDIFVDTNLAHEVYRRWLKMARPAPGPGRLRRPLWLNRVYRPAPEAFYLPQDS